CAGAGCCTCTTCGTTTAATGAGGTAACTTTTGCACCCACATCATCTACACACAGAACAACACAACTGGACACACCTAGGATGTTGTTCCAATCAGCGAAAGTTAATTACAAGCATTTTCTGATCACAATGCTTTCTTCTCGTGACGACGCCATTGACTGATTAATTTCAACTATATGTTGCTAGATGGCATTCTGTCGTTGGATCTTGCTCCCCCTATCTTTTTTGCATCAAAAAGtttgtcaaataaaaaaaatatagcgttttttaaaggtttgttcgttcaaattcaaaatcGATTCAAATAGTATTATGATCAAGGATTTTACAAGTATAGTGCATCACtcatgatttatttttacgaCGGTAACAAAATGATGTGGCAGAAAAGGGGGCGGCACCTGCAACTTTTATTTGACTAGCTAGCTCCTTTAATTGATACCGATAGTATGCCAATTACATTTTAATATTTCACGAAAAAATTTGCGTGAGTTATATGTAGCGAAGTATcagtttttcaatattttatttttattgttatcttTTTACTACTAGATGGCAGAAGCTGATAGCGAGCGTTAAGGCCAAATAAATGAATGAATTGCCTAAAGCGCTTGCTGTGTACTCATATAGGCCCTAAGGCTCATTCTTGTTCGCTGTAAATGTTCGCATTCTACTCGCTAGTGTCTCTAGCAACTAAACCCAATAGGCATGAGCCACTTGTCAGACTGATCTCTGCTACTGGCTGTGACTCGTCAGTTTTCCGTTGAACCGGTCACGTTGATCGTCGATCTAGCTCAGTGACCACTTTACCGTGACATTTTTTTGGATACACAACATGGTTTATCAAGTTGCTAGCAAGGTAAAATGTCTTATAGGCTCTCTGTTCTAACGAAGCCGTGCGACAAGCCAGAAACACGCATTTAACCTCCTTTATATAATCAATAATTTGACCGTGTTTTTCGGCTATGCTGTTTAAAACAACTAGCAAGCATGTTGcttatatttctttcatttctgaactaaatttttttttttgcatttaacaGGAGGATTTTAGCGAACAGTTGAAGAAAGCAGGAGGCAAACTGGTTGTTGTGGACTTTTACGCCACTTGGTGTGGTCCCTGCAAAATGATAGCTCCAAAAATTGAGGTCAGGAATTATATATTCATAACAGAAGAAAGTTTTTTAACTTTCATTTTATGTAATAGGCCATGTCGAAGGAGTTCACTGATGTCGTTTTCCTGAAAGTAGATGTGGATGAATGTGAAGAAGTTGCATCTGAATACAACATCTCCTGCATGCCTACTTTCCTTTATTTGAAGGATGGTGTAAAGGTTAGGCATCTTTTGCTAAAGatgtaaacaaatttattttaatatacCTTTACTACAGGTGGCAGAGTTTTCTGGGGCCAATGAAACACAACTTCGAGCATTGGTCGAACAACACAAGTAGACTATTGCATCGGTGTCCTGTATATGGGCTACATAAATATTTCAATCTcttattttctcattttaatTAAGTGGGTAATAGGCCTTCCTGCATTGTACCAcaggaaatacaaaaaagatatCATGAAAATACATTCCTCTGCACCATTATTAGAATAATTCAGAATATTTGCTGGGTTGAAAAGAGCACGTCTATTTGCAACGTAGTTTATTACGTAGTTGTTGCTTTTTCGCGAAAAGCCTTAGCAACAGCTACGATTTAAGAAACAACGTATTGGTGTAACGTAAATCGATGAATTCGTTCGATAAAGCTATTAAAAGCATTACTATTGATCAATAATACCGCCTTCTTAATAGAAGCTTTTTGATGTTGTTCAATACAAAGACTATTCCCGCTGTGAAGTTCCAACCTGTTTATGGTTGGGTTGCGCCGAATAAACAAGAAATCCAAAATGGTATTCTACTTACCATACCACACCATAATACAGTAACTAGACGAAAATAAAACGTGAATTCCGAATTACAATCGCATCCTCTTGGGTTTCCAAACAATTTCGAAAGACAGCGATTAAGCGAGGGAGAAGTAGTATCTTACTTTGAAGCCTTAAGAGTCGTACTCAATTTCGCCACAGTCGCATAAACTCTAATCAGAAAATGGGTCAtgcaaccaaaagaaaaaaaaacaggttaaACACGgatttgccttttgttttactcTCTTCTCTGTCTTACTGTTTTTCACAATCTGCTTATATTTCAGCTAGTCCCTTCTGCTGCTTTGAAAGTGCAGTTTTTTGGCTTTAGACAATGAGCCAGAGCCTTTTCCTGGAACAGCGCCAAATTACAGGTGAAGAatgggataaaaaaaatgtcaattaATGGTCAAAATGATTGAATCTCCTCCTGTAAAATACACCATATCATTgcaaattctaaaaaaaaagaaaaaagaaaaagaaaacagtaatTTCCAATAACACGATGGTAGCCAAATGGATTAAAAAACCATCCAAAAAGGTAGGGCAATCGagtaaaatattcaaattcgaTTACAGCTTCGGTTGAATCGATACTTACTCATAAACATTTAGTTCGAAGGACACCTATATCATTCAAACTCATTCACCATCCACATCGTCTAGTGATCAAAACCTACGACTATCACTATGGGAAAACAGGCACGTGAACGTCAACtggaacttgaaaaaaaagtattgaaaTTAATACATCGCGTAAGTGCCAAGACGTAACAAGTAACAAACTTTAATTAGTtgcctacattttttttcccttgaatTTTGGATAGGAAAAAGAACTTCGAATCACTAAAGATCAGACCTTGGCAAAATTGAGGTATAAATGTGAACTTCTAACTCGAATAAATGAATTGCGTCAAGAACAATTCGAACTAATGCAAGAGAAATTCAATTTGGCATTAACAATGGAAGTTGAAGCTGCTCTCCAGTCACGTTTAGAGCAGATCAACGAAGAGCAGAAAACCGTCGTCAACACCCAGGTGGATATCGTTAAAGAAGACGCTGCCTCTGCAGAAGCTCGGGTAAGTCTTGACAAAGCCTTTGAGCATGTTTGAGGTGTTTTCAATAATTCAATTTCTAAACAGAATATTTCTTGCCAAGACATTGCCGAAAAAATGCAACGAATGGACAAGGAACTAAGTTGTGGAATCTGTTCAGAATTGATTATTTTCGTAAGTTACACAGCCCTACAACTTTGACAACGCGTTTGgcaaaattgtttgtttacaaCATTTCAGGCCACATCGTTAAATTGCATGCATACGTTCTGCCAGTACTGCGTTACCCAATGGAAAAGCTTTGAAAAGAACAGAGCGCCCGTCATCAGCTGCCCTGTTTGTCGAGAACCGATTGTttccgaaaaaagaaacttt
This genomic stretch from Daphnia carinata strain CSIRO-1 chromosome 4, CSIRO_AGI_Dcar_HiC_V3, whole genome shotgun sequence harbors:
- the LOC130694550 gene encoding thioredoxin-2-like, whose translation is MVYQVASKEDFSEQLKKAGGKLVVVDFYATWCGPCKMIAPKIEAMSKEFTDVVFLKVDVDECEEVASEYNISCMPTFLYLKDGVKVAEFSGANETQLRALVEQHK
- the LOC130694541 gene encoding E3 ubiquitin-protein ligase rnf8-A-like, which codes for MGKQARERQLELEKKVLKLIHREKELRITKDQTLAKLRYKCELLTRINELRQEQFELMQEKFNLALTMEVEAALQSRLEQINEEQKTVVNTQVDIVKEDAASAEARNISCQDIAEKMQRMDKELSCGICSELIIFATSLNCMHTFCQYCVTQWKSFEKNRAPVISCPVCREPIVSEKRNFSIDNIVGIMVEVWPEEEKNNRKDLVKQHQELTRNLLSGLRQPGTTNPFYQITNRNVYMGEMQIEDLPTRPATNLQNVPRRRTRSATSSRPTSVRRLQTSARPRWR